From Oenococcus sicerae, the proteins below share one genomic window:
- the purL gene encoding phosphoribosylformylglycinamidine synthase subunit PurL, translating to MPTIVNPEPKTAAQVKSERLYAKWGLTDVEFQIIEDKMGRLPNYTETGLFSAMWSEHASYKKSKVLLRTFWSKNERVLQGPGEGAGILDIGDGQAVVFKAESHNHPSQVEPYQGAATGVGGILRDIFSMGAQPIAVLDSLRFPEIKDEQTKSLIDGVIAGIAGYGNAIGIPTVGGDVAFDDAYKGNLLCNVMSVGLLDHTRIEVGQAHGSGNSVVYVGAKTGRDGINGATFASAEFSSKEDAQRSAVQVGDPFMEKLVMDATIEAVKKMPDDVVAIQDMGAAGILSSSSEMGEKGGTGISLDLDKVPVREAGMIPYELMLSESQERMLLIVAKGHEAQIIGLYKKYGLDAVVIGQVTDDDRYRLSFAGKTVADVDINLLTKAPVYQLPTKIPDRIVGADPRQYQPNVADPAAIFLKILAQPTIASKKLFYRHFDSMVRTDTVVKPGGDAAVIRVRGSQKALSMTVDVNGRYVYLDPYEGSRMAVAEAARNIVATGALPIGITDCLNFGNPDNPEVYYELAQSVAGLNDMAKKLNTPVVSGNVSLYNETDKRAIYPTPMVGMLGLIEDDRQITTIDFKAAGDLIYLVGQTADDFNASEIQKMQLGDIAGQLFGFDAQAELDNQKLVLDAIQKNLLRSAHDLSEGGLAVALAEAAFNHDLAFKLTLKLTNAQLFAETNGRFILSVAAENQTAFEQLAKGKAVLIGSVTNDDHFSIRTTECGFFVDKKQAKTVWQNAIADLMA from the coding sequence ATGCCGACGATCGTGAATCCAGAACCAAAAACAGCAGCTCAAGTTAAGTCCGAACGTCTTTATGCTAAATGGGGACTCACAGACGTGGAATTTCAAATCATTGAAGATAAAATGGGTCGTTTGCCCAATTACACAGAAACCGGACTTTTTTCGGCAATGTGGTCCGAACACGCTTCTTACAAAAAATCAAAGGTCTTGTTACGGACTTTTTGGTCGAAAAACGAGCGTGTTCTGCAGGGACCGGGTGAAGGCGCTGGTATTTTGGATATCGGTGATGGCCAGGCTGTGGTTTTTAAAGCCGAAAGTCATAATCATCCCTCGCAAGTCGAACCTTATCAAGGGGCAGCGACTGGTGTTGGCGGTATTTTACGCGATATTTTTTCAATGGGTGCTCAGCCGATCGCGGTTTTAGACTCGCTGCGTTTTCCAGAAATCAAAGATGAACAGACAAAATCATTGATCGATGGTGTCATTGCCGGGATTGCTGGTTATGGCAATGCGATCGGTATTCCAACGGTCGGTGGTGATGTTGCTTTTGATGATGCATATAAGGGTAATTTGTTGTGCAATGTGATGTCAGTCGGCCTGTTGGATCATACGAGGATCGAAGTTGGCCAAGCACACGGCAGCGGCAATTCGGTCGTTTACGTTGGTGCGAAAACTGGTCGTGATGGCATTAACGGCGCCACGTTCGCTTCAGCTGAATTTTCTTCCAAAGAAGATGCTCAGCGTTCGGCCGTGCAGGTCGGCGATCCTTTTATGGAAAAATTGGTCATGGATGCAACGATCGAGGCAGTTAAAAAAATGCCCGATGATGTTGTTGCTATTCAAGATATGGGTGCAGCCGGTATTTTATCTTCTTCATCAGAAATGGGTGAAAAGGGCGGCACTGGTATCTCGCTTGATTTGGATAAAGTGCCTGTTCGCGAAGCGGGTATGATTCCCTACGAATTAATGCTGTCCGAATCTCAAGAACGGATGCTGCTGATTGTCGCCAAGGGTCATGAAGCTCAGATCATTGGGCTTTACAAGAAATACGGCCTTGATGCGGTAGTCATTGGTCAAGTGACAGATGATGATCGATATCGATTATCTTTTGCTGGGAAAACAGTCGCCGATGTGGATATCAACTTGCTGACCAAAGCACCTGTCTATCAGCTGCCAACGAAGATTCCTGACCGAATCGTCGGCGCGGATCCTCGTCAGTACCAGCCGAATGTGGCAGATCCAGCTGCGATATTTTTAAAAATTCTAGCACAGCCGACGATCGCTTCCAAAAAGTTATTTTATCGTCATTTTGATTCGATGGTTCGAACCGACACTGTCGTTAAACCGGGTGGTGATGCCGCTGTGATTCGCGTTCGCGGCAGTCAAAAAGCCTTGTCGATGACCGTTGATGTCAACGGCCGCTATGTTTATCTGGATCCTTATGAGGGCAGTCGTATGGCGGTTGCTGAAGCTGCACGTAATATTGTTGCAACTGGGGCATTGCCGATCGGTATCACTGACTGTTTGAATTTTGGTAATCCGGATAATCCAGAAGTTTATTATGAATTGGCCCAGTCAGTGGCTGGTTTGAATGACATGGCAAAAAAACTCAATACACCGGTCGTTTCCGGCAACGTATCACTTTATAACGAGACTGACAAACGTGCGATTTATCCCACACCCATGGTCGGTATGCTGGGTCTGATCGAAGACGATCGCCAGATCACGACGATTGATTTTAAAGCTGCTGGCGATTTGATTTATTTAGTCGGCCAAACGGCTGATGACTTCAATGCTTCTGAAATTCAAAAAATGCAGTTAGGCGATATTGCCGGTCAATTATTTGGTTTTGATGCACAAGCTGAATTGGATAACCAAAAGTTAGTTTTAGATGCAATTCAAAAAAATCTGCTTCGATCAGCTCATGATCTGAGCGAAGGCGGCTTAGCTGTAGCTTTAGCTGAAGCGGCTTTTAATCATGATCTAGCTTTCAAACTAACTTTGAAATTGACGAATGCACAGTTATTCGCTGAAACAAATGGTCGTTTTATCCTATCTGTGGCTGCAGAAAATCAAACAGCATTCGAACAGCTGGCCAAAGGCAAAGCAGTATTGATCGGCAGTGTTACAAATGATGATCATTTTTCAATTCGAACGACTGAGTGTGGCTTTTTTGTTGATAAGAAACAAGCTAAGACTGTTTGGCAAAATGCAATCGCGGATTTGATGGCGTAA
- the purQ gene encoding phosphoribosylformylglycinamidine synthase subunit PurQ: protein MRAAVIDFPGSNCDFDMYYALVDFGVDAKIVDADQNNLDDYDAIFLPGGFSYGDYLRTGAVARFAPVMTAVRNAAKAGRIVVGICNGFQILTEAGLLPGALRMNAKPGFICDEVALKIVNDHSRFSSAFVGNQTKLPIAHAAGNYYADQATLQSMHDHEQIILTYEDNPNGSVDDIAGIVNRQGNVFGMMPHPERAVDPLLGNTDGRYFFQSILQTSGVLN, encoded by the coding sequence ATGCGGGCCGCGGTGATTGATTTTCCAGGTTCTAATTGTGATTTCGATATGTACTATGCTTTAGTCGATTTTGGCGTAGATGCCAAAATCGTTGATGCCGATCAAAATAATTTAGATGATTACGATGCAATTTTTCTACCAGGTGGTTTTTCATATGGCGATTATCTGCGAACTGGTGCTGTTGCGCGTTTTGCACCAGTCATGACAGCCGTCAGAAATGCGGCCAAAGCAGGTCGCATTGTCGTTGGTATTTGTAATGGATTCCAAATTTTAACCGAAGCCGGGTTACTGCCTGGTGCTTTAAGAATGAATGCCAAGCCCGGCTTTATCTGTGATGAAGTTGCGCTTAAAATCGTCAACGATCATTCAAGATTTTCCAGTGCTTTTGTTGGCAATCAAACAAAATTACCGATCGCCCATGCTGCGGGCAACTATTATGCCGATCAGGCGACCTTGCAAAGCATGCATGATCACGAGCAGATCATCTTGACTTACGAAGATAATCCAAATGGTTCAGTTGATGATATTGCTGGCATCGTTAATCGGCAGGGCAACGTGTTTGGCATGATGCCGCATCCAGAGCGTGCAGTAGATCCCTTGCTGGGCAACACAGATGGTCGTTACTTTTTCCAATCAATTTTGCAAACAAGCGGGGTTTTAAACTAA
- the purS gene encoding phosphoribosylformylglycinamidine synthase subunit PurS, whose amino-acid sequence MYLAKIYVTYKPSILDPQGEVIKSALHRLNYKNVESVMQGKYFEIKLDAENLITAKQEVEAFSDELLINVNMETFTYELSEIAVVGD is encoded by the coding sequence ATGTATTTAGCAAAAATTTACGTTACCTACAAACCATCGATTTTAGATCCGCAAGGTGAAGTCATCAAGTCAGCGCTGCATCGTTTGAATTATAAAAATGTTGAGTCGGTTATGCAGGGCAAGTATTTTGAGATCAAGCTTGATGCCGAAAATCTCATCACTGCCAAACAAGAAGTTGAAGCTTTTTCCGATGAATTGTTGATCAATGTCAACATGGAAACTTTTACTTACGAACTCAGTGAAATTGCCGTGGTGGGAGACTGA
- a CDS encoding phosphoribosylaminoimidazolesuccinocarboxamide synthase gives MTETLLYIGKAKQLFQTSDPQVVHIHYMDQATALNGKVKEQIEGKGQLTSHISALLFNYLTDQGIENHFLEELDDGDALVKKVAIVPLEVVTRNYSAGHFASRFAVAMHQPLKPAVHEFYFKSDKLDDPFINDEQIVALKIADPNTIADMKQQAEAINQKLSQLFNEIGIDLIDFKVEFGFTSAGKLLLADELSPDNMRLVDQQNGKSLDKDVFRQKTGDVRIGYQTVLMRLTNKLAVKEN, from the coding sequence ATGACAGAAACTCTTTTATATATAGGCAAAGCAAAACAACTATTTCAAACAAGCGATCCGCAAGTGGTGCATATTCATTACATGGATCAAGCCACAGCCTTAAATGGCAAAGTCAAAGAACAAATTGAAGGCAAAGGGCAGCTGACCTCTCATATTTCTGCACTGCTTTTTAACTATTTGACAGATCAGGGAATTGAAAATCATTTTCTAGAAGAACTCGACGATGGTGATGCACTGGTCAAAAAGGTGGCAATTGTTCCTTTGGAAGTTGTGACGCGCAATTATTCAGCTGGCCACTTTGCTTCACGATTTGCGGTTGCCATGCATCAGCCTTTAAAACCCGCAGTGCATGAATTTTATTTCAAATCTGACAAACTTGATGATCCTTTCATCAACGACGAACAAATTGTTGCACTGAAGATCGCTGACCCAAACACGATTGCCGATATGAAACAACAGGCTGAAGCGATCAATCAAAAATTAAGTCAGCTGTTTAATGAAATCGGCATTGATCTGATCGATTTCAAAGTCGAATTTGGTTTTACAAGTGCCGGCAAACTGCTGCTGGCTGACGAATTGTCGCCGGATAATATGCGTTTAGTCGATCAGCAGAATGGCAAATCGCTGGATAAAGATGTCTTCCGGCAAAAAACCGGTGATGTGCGTATTGGCTATCAAACAGTTTTGATGCGTTTGACAAATAAATTAGCTGTAAAGGAAAACTGA
- the purK gene encoding 5-(carboxyamino)imidazole ribonucleotide synthase gives MTETAILPAATIGIIGGGQLGQMMALSAKSMGYHVGVLDPTPNAPAGQVSDFQIVAEYNDQNALKQLANKCDLLTYEFENADQTALARVQKETNVALPQGVDLLRITSDRLNEKNFLRDHGLPTTDFAKVSSPAELQAAVCKVGLPAILKTVSGGYDGHGQQDINSDQDLAALLHEWPSGLLAILEKRVDFVKEISIMVSRDRDDVVKLWPLTENQHKDHILHLSFAPAAVSEAVLLAVKKEVTKLAQQINLRGVLGVEMFLTTDDKIIINELAPRPHNSGHLTIEACNVSQFEGHIRSICGLPIEHPRLSQPAMMRNLLGEDLIKARQDLVKHPEWHFHDYGKAEVRPERKMGHITVLGQEAIKKLKAWQP, from the coding sequence ATGACTGAGACAGCGATTTTACCAGCAGCCACGATCGGCATTATCGGTGGCGGCCAATTAGGTCAAATGATGGCTTTGTCGGCCAAGTCGATGGGCTATCATGTTGGTGTTTTGGATCCGACGCCCAATGCACCGGCCGGACAAGTATCGGATTTTCAAATTGTAGCTGAGTATAATGACCAAAATGCTTTGAAACAGTTAGCTAACAAGTGTGATCTATTGACTTATGAATTTGAAAACGCCGATCAGACAGCTCTGGCACGTGTTCAAAAAGAAACTAATGTAGCCCTGCCGCAGGGGGTCGATCTTTTACGGATTACTTCTGACCGATTGAATGAAAAAAATTTTTTACGCGATCACGGTTTACCCACGACTGATTTTGCCAAGGTCAGTTCACCAGCTGAATTGCAAGCAGCTGTCTGCAAGGTCGGCTTACCAGCTATTTTAAAAACTGTTTCTGGCGGTTATGACGGTCATGGCCAGCAAGATATTAATTCTGATCAGGATCTAGCAGCATTGCTTCATGAATGGCCAAGCGGTTTGTTGGCAATTTTGGAAAAACGTGTTGACTTTGTCAAAGAAATTTCGATCATGGTCAGCCGTGATCGTGATGATGTGGTCAAATTATGGCCCTTGACAGAAAATCAGCATAAGGATCACATTCTGCACCTGTCTTTTGCACCGGCAGCTGTCAGCGAAGCAGTTTTACTGGCGGTTAAAAAAGAAGTTACAAAATTGGCCCAACAGATCAACTTGCGCGGCGTATTGGGCGTTGAAATGTTTTTAACTACTGATGACAAAATTATCATTAATGAATTAGCACCACGACCGCATAATTCTGGTCACTTAACAATTGAAGCCTGCAATGTTTCACAATTCGAAGGACATATTCGCTCGATCTGCGGCCTGCCGATTGAACATCCACGATTAAGTCAACCGGCAATGATGCGTAATTTATTAGGCGAGGATCTGATCAAAGCGCGACAAGATCTTGTCAAACATCCTGAGTGGCATTTTCATGATTACGGCAAAGCTGAGGTCAGACCGGAACGCAAAATGGGTCACATCACAGTATTGGGTCAAGAAGCAATTAAAAAATTGAAAGCGTGGCAACCATGA
- the purE gene encoding 5-(carboxyamino)imidazole ribonucleotide mutase, with the protein MSNTKVAVVMGSVSDWETMQDSAKILADFAIETEKHVISAHRMPDQLSQFAKEAREKGFAVIIAGAGGAAHLPGMLAANTILPVIGVPVRSHALNGLDSLLSIVQMPAGVPVATTAIGSAGAKNAAYLAISILALQDNVIAEKLINFRMQQTQASSQSELQLHD; encoded by the coding sequence ATGTCAAACACGAAAGTTGCTGTAGTGATGGGATCGGTTTCTGACTGGGAAACGATGCAGGATTCGGCCAAAATTTTGGCCGATTTTGCCATAGAAACGGAAAAGCATGTGATTTCGGCGCATCGAATGCCTGACCAATTGAGTCAATTTGCTAAAGAGGCGCGTGAAAAAGGGTTTGCCGTCATTATTGCTGGTGCAGGCGGTGCGGCGCATTTGCCAGGGATGCTGGCGGCGAATACGATTCTGCCTGTGATCGGTGTACCAGTTCGATCACATGCTTTAAATGGTTTAGATTCCTTATTATCAATTGTGCAAATGCCAGCTGGTGTACCTGTTGCAACGACTGCGATCGGCAGTGCTGGTGCAAAAAATGCGGCTTACCTTGCAATTTCGATCTTGGCTTTGCAAGACAATGTGATCGCTGAAAAATTAATCAATTTTCGGATGCAGCAAACGCAGGCATCTAGTCAAAGCGAGCTGCAGCTTCATGACTGA
- the ileS gene encoding isoleucine--tRNA ligase — MKIKDTLHLGHTNFPMRGSLPKTEPVREKQWEEDGLYEKRLALNKNKPHFNLHDGPPYANGNIHIGHAMNKISKDIIVRYKNMTGFYAPYVPGWDTHGLPIEQQLTKAGHDRKSMSKADWRRLAHDYALKQVDMQRKDFKRLGVMGEWDHPYLTLDPEFEAAQVRVFAAMAGKGYIYRGLKPVYWSWSSESALAEAEVEYHDLESTSIFYANRVKDGKGILDTDTYLVVWTTTPFTITASRGITLGPDFDYVVVKPKGQSHKFVVAKSLLAENAARFGWEDPEVLAAYKGIDLDKITVEHPWDKNVTELVMNANHVTLDSGTGLVHTAPGFGEDDYNVGIKYGLPVDMTVDAKGYLLASAGPDFVGKFYDDVAPIVLDKLKKAGLWLATEKINHSYPFDWRTKKPIIWRAVPQWFVSIEPFRKQILDQIKDVKFYPDWGEVRLYNMIKDRGDWVISRQRVWGVPLPIFYAEDGTPIVDEKLIDHVADIFAKHGSTYWFEHTAKELLPEGYTNSHSPHDEFTKEEDIMDVWFDSGSSWAGVMQERANLDYPADLYLEGADQFRGWFNSNIITSVAVNGIAPYKSVIAQGFVFDDKGQKMSKSLGNIISPNEIADQMGIEIIRLWVMSIDSGQDVHVSKDILKQVSESYRKIRNTMRFLLSNTEDFDPQTDTVPFADRKAIDKWMTIKLNQFVKDWHEKMSRYDFYDLFKQLINFVSSDLSAFYLDVAKDIVYIDEADDIERRSMQTVFYEVAVKLTKLITPFLPHTAEELWENLKETEKYAYLSEAPVTEDLPDADNLSAEWGVFFNFRDQVNKALENAREQSLIGKNAEAALTVTLTKEQSETFDHLQLDIRKLLMVSQLSQTAGSETKVVVSHATGEVDPRDRLYHDDIGADPKFPMFSKHNAEIVEHDFPNLTADEIEN, encoded by the coding sequence ATGAAGATCAAAGATACGTTACATTTAGGACACACTAATTTTCCGATGCGGGGTAGCCTGCCAAAGACTGAGCCTGTTCGTGAAAAGCAGTGGGAAGAAGACGGATTATATGAAAAACGGCTTGCTTTAAACAAAAACAAACCTCATTTTAATTTACATGACGGCCCGCCGTATGCCAATGGCAATATTCATATTGGCCATGCCATGAACAAAATCTCAAAAGATATTATCGTTCGTTATAAAAACATGACGGGTTTTTACGCCCCTTATGTACCGGGCTGGGATACTCACGGCTTGCCTATTGAACAGCAGCTGACAAAAGCAGGCCACGATCGTAAATCCATGTCTAAAGCAGATTGGCGCCGTTTGGCACATGACTATGCTTTAAAACAAGTTGACATGCAGCGCAAAGATTTCAAACGATTGGGCGTCATGGGTGAATGGGATCATCCTTATTTGACTTTAGATCCTGAATTCGAAGCAGCACAAGTGCGTGTTTTTGCTGCAATGGCCGGTAAAGGTTATATTTATCGCGGCTTAAAGCCCGTCTACTGGTCTTGGAGCTCAGAATCTGCTTTGGCTGAAGCTGAGGTTGAATATCATGATCTTGAATCAACTTCTATTTTTTATGCTAATCGTGTTAAAGATGGAAAAGGCATTTTGGATACGGATACTTATTTAGTTGTTTGGACGACGACGCCTTTTACGATCACGGCTTCAAGAGGCATTACTTTAGGACCTGATTTTGATTATGTGGTCGTCAAGCCCAAAGGCCAGTCGCACAAGTTTGTTGTTGCTAAATCCTTGTTAGCGGAGAATGCTGCTCGTTTTGGCTGGGAAGACCCTGAGGTCTTAGCCGCCTACAAGGGGATCGATCTTGATAAAATCACGGTTGAACACCCTTGGGATAAAAATGTGACCGAATTAGTTATGAACGCCAACCACGTCACGCTTGATTCCGGGACTGGTTTAGTCCATACAGCACCTGGTTTTGGTGAAGATGACTACAATGTCGGTATTAAATATGGTTTGCCAGTTGATATGACAGTTGATGCCAAAGGTTACTTGCTTGCATCGGCCGGTCCTGATTTTGTCGGTAAATTCTATGATGATGTTGCACCGATCGTGTTGGACAAATTGAAAAAAGCTGGTTTATGGCTGGCAACGGAAAAAATTAATCATTCTTATCCCTTTGACTGGCGTACGAAAAAACCAATCATTTGGCGGGCCGTTCCGCAATGGTTCGTCTCGATCGAACCTTTTAGAAAACAAATTTTGGATCAGATAAAAGATGTTAAATTCTACCCGGATTGGGGTGAAGTTCGTCTCTATAACATGATTAAGGATCGTGGCGATTGGGTCATTTCCCGTCAACGTGTTTGGGGTGTGCCGCTGCCGATTTTCTACGCTGAAGATGGAACACCGATCGTTGATGAAAAACTGATCGATCATGTGGCTGATATTTTTGCCAAACACGGATCAACTTACTGGTTCGAACATACGGCTAAAGAACTGCTGCCGGAAGGCTACACAAATTCTCACAGTCCGCATGACGAATTTACAAAAGAAGAAGACATTATGGATGTTTGGTTTGATTCTGGATCAAGCTGGGCTGGTGTGATGCAGGAACGCGCGAATTTGGATTATCCGGCTGATTTGTATTTAGAGGGTGCTGATCAGTTCCGCGGCTGGTTTAATTCGAATATTATTACTTCTGTGGCAGTTAATGGCATTGCCCCTTATAAGTCGGTTATCGCACAAGGTTTTGTCTTTGATGACAAGGGGCAGAAAATGTCCAAGTCTTTGGGTAATATCATTTCACCTAATGAGATCGCGGATCAAATGGGTATTGAGATTATTCGCTTATGGGTCATGAGTATTGATTCAGGCCAGGATGTTCATGTTTCCAAGGATATTTTAAAACAGGTTTCTGAATCTTATCGCAAGATCCGCAACACGATGCGCTTTTTGCTTTCGAATACAGAAGACTTCGATCCGCAAACTGATACGGTGCCATTCGCAGATCGTAAAGCGATCGACAAGTGGATGACGATCAAATTGAACCAATTCGTTAAAGACTGGCATGAAAAAATGAGTCGTTACGATTTTTATGATTTATTCAAACAGCTGATTAATTTTGTTTCCAGCGATCTTTCGGCCTTCTATTTGGATGTTGCTAAAGACATCGTTTACATTGATGAGGCTGATGATATCGAACGTCGTTCCATGCAGACTGTTTTTTACGAAGTAGCCGTCAAATTGACGAAACTGATCACACCATTTTTGCCGCATACGGCCGAAGAGCTTTGGGAAAATTTAAAGGAAACAGAGAAGTACGCATACTTGTCTGAGGCACCTGTGACCGAAGACCTGCCTGATGCTGACAATTTATCAGCCGAATGGGGCGTTTTCTTCAACTTCCGCGATCAGGTCAATAAGGCCTTAGAAAACGCGCGTGAACAGTCATTAATTGGAAAAAATGCTGAAGCTGCTTTGACGGTCACTTTGACCAAAGAACAGTCAGAGACTTTTGACCATCTTCAATTGGATATCAGAAAATTATTAATGGTCAGTCAACTGTCGCAAACAGCTGGCAGTGAGACGAAAGTCGTCGTCAGCCATGCGACCGGAGAAGTCGATCCTAGAGATCGTTTGTACCATGATGATATTGGTGCTGATCCTAAATTCCCGATGTTTTCGAAACATAATGCGGAAATCGTTGAACACGATTTTCCAAATTTGACTGCCGACGAAATCGAAAATTGA
- a CDS encoding YlmH family RNA-binding protein — protein MKKIAISLDHYSENERIFAKQVFNWLHESLNAPFLTVFLNPRQQEILSEMAAQAHISVIFDGGYAQAENKRAIISLGDERKADFKIALLQIDYPAKYFQLHHSTILGSLIHQGIAYERLGDVIFEKENWQLLVDSTLAAFIVQNVTRAGAKKIAFRQIDAAQMLDPQSDEQEKEIIVSSQRIDLLISQNYHFSRAHARDLIESGAIMINWFENNNASYLAKIGDVISTHGYGRIRLIETRGTTNRNKIRLKIGFFGKN, from the coding sequence ATGAAAAAAATAGCGATCAGTTTAGATCATTACTCAGAGAATGAACGTATTTTTGCTAAACAAGTTTTTAATTGGCTGCATGAATCACTGAATGCGCCTTTTTTGACTGTTTTTCTAAATCCCCGCCAGCAGGAAATTTTATCGGAAATGGCCGCACAAGCACATATTTCGGTTATTTTCGATGGTGGTTATGCACAGGCGGAAAATAAGCGTGCGATCATTTCTCTTGGGGACGAGCGAAAAGCCGATTTTAAAATTGCCTTGCTTCAAATCGATTATCCAGCTAAATACTTTCAGTTGCATCATTCGACAATTTTAGGGTCGCTGATTCATCAAGGAATTGCTTATGAACGGCTTGGTGACGTCATTTTTGAAAAAGAGAATTGGCAGCTGCTGGTCGATTCGACTCTGGCTGCCTTCATTGTTCAGAATGTGACTCGCGCTGGTGCTAAAAAAATTGCCTTTAGACAGATCGATGCCGCGCAGATGCTTGATCCGCAGTCCGATGAACAGGAAAAGGAGATCATTGTTTCCTCACAGCGCATCGACCTTTTGATCAGCCAGAATTATCATTTTTCGCGGGCTCATGCCAGAGACCTGATCGAGAGCGGTGCAATTATGATCAACTGGTTTGAAAATAATAATGCTAGTTACTTGGCAAAAATAGGTGATGTTATTTCGACCCATGGCTATGGCCGGATTCGTTTGATCGAGACTCGCGGAACAACTAACCGCAACAAAATTCGATTGAAAATTGGATTTTTCGGAAAAAACTAG
- a CDS encoding YggT family protein: protein MWAIVSWLPVNRGSRFVYWLDWMVEPLIRIVRRFIPLIVGIDFSPIVAMLILQLANRAVTLLFVQLLS, encoded by the coding sequence TTGTGGGCGATCGTTTCTTGGCTGCCGGTTAATCGTGGTTCTCGCTTTGTCTATTGGCTGGATTGGATGGTAGAACCTTTGATTCGCATTGTTCGACGTTTTATTCCTTTGATTGTTGGGATCGATTTTTCACCGATCGTGGCTATGCTGATTTTGCAATTAGCTAACCGTGCCGTTACACTGCTTTTTGTGCAGCTTTTGTCATGA
- a CDS encoding cell division protein SepF has product MAFSFKSFFGGADDDEEEYEDSNYEQRPEQRRQPVNNTQQQGPNDSAQNFNGYKGQQNSYGYEGGYRQQPKMSAVNSSTQTASNSTKIDSHIALFVPKVFSDAKTIVNQLLLHEAVIVNFSAIDDTQSSKIVDFVAGAIYAVEGSIEKISDDIWLIAPNNYAVSGSGSAANSVGQNARF; this is encoded by the coding sequence ATGGCATTTTCATTTAAAAGTTTTTTCGGCGGCGCAGACGACGACGAAGAGGAATATGAGGACTCGAATTACGAGCAGCGGCCTGAACAAAGACGGCAGCCTGTAAATAATACGCAGCAGCAAGGTCCTAATGACTCGGCACAGAATTTTAATGGTTATAAGGGTCAGCAAAATTCGTATGGTTATGAGGGCGGTTATCGTCAACAACCTAAAATGTCAGCCGTTAATTCTTCAACACAGACTGCTAGCAATTCAACAAAAATTGATAGTCATATTGCCCTGTTTGTTCCGAAAGTTTTTTCTGATGCCAAAACTATTGTTAATCAATTGTTGCTGCACGAAGCTGTCATTGTTAATTTTTCCGCAATTGATGATACACAATCCTCAAAAATTGTTGATTTTGTTGCTGGCGCGATCTATGCAGTGGAAGGTTCGATCGAAAAGATTTCTGATGATATTTGGCTGATCGCACCCAATAATTATGCTGTTTCCGGATCTGGTTCAGCTGCGAATTCTGTTGGTCAAAATGCTCGTTTCTAA